In Candidatus Desulfofervidus auxilii, one genomic interval encodes:
- the tig gene encoding trigger factor: MEVKVEKISPARCKLEVTIPKEKVDAEIGSLYRMMQKKAKIKGFRPGKVPMSVVKSLYRNEILNQALSNLIEKTYPEALKETQLLPIKETSIQPETIREGKVFKYAVTIEVLPEFELPEYKGVSVKVTPIEVTDEEVEKELNALRETHAELKKIEEQRPLKVGDYVILDFQGYMDETPLQDFKATDYMVELGKKQINEDIEKKLIGASIGDKKVVKLHYPKDYQNEKMAGKEIELHLFVKDAKEKVLPDLDDEFAKTIGDYQNLEALKKDLKERIKLRKEKIRDEYIKNYVLNSLAEKVDVELPESLVEEELKSMIERATQFTTPEVRASLDLDKLRKDLYPDAVLKVKGQLILSAIAKKENIDVEEQEVEEELKLLADNLKVPLEKMHTPYVITRIKTRIVGEKTLVFLKEHANIKEVSREEINKQEKKTVREDVKQNEVEK; the protein is encoded by the coding sequence ATGGAAGTTAAAGTCGAAAAAATTAGTCCTGCACGGTGTAAGTTGGAAGTGACTATACCGAAGGAAAAGGTAGATGCAGAAATTGGAAGTCTTTATAGAATGATGCAAAAAAAGGCAAAAATAAAAGGGTTTCGTCCTGGAAAAGTACCCATGTCTGTGGTTAAATCATTATATCGTAATGAAATTCTTAATCAGGCTTTATCCAATCTTATTGAAAAAACTTATCCTGAGGCATTGAAAGAAACTCAACTGTTGCCCATAAAAGAAACCTCTATCCAACCAGAGACTATCAGAGAAGGAAAGGTATTCAAATATGCAGTTACTATAGAAGTGCTCCCAGAGTTTGAATTGCCAGAGTATAAAGGTGTAAGTGTAAAAGTTACTCCCATAGAAGTTACGGATGAAGAGGTAGAAAAAGAATTAAACGCCCTTAGAGAAACCCATGCTGAATTAAAAAAAATAGAAGAACAGAGACCATTAAAAGTAGGAGATTATGTGATACTTGACTTTCAAGGTTATATGGACGAAACTCCCTTACAAGATTTTAAAGCCACAGACTATATGGTAGAATTAGGGAAAAAACAGATTAATGAAGATATAGAAAAAAAATTGATAGGGGCTAGCATTGGTGATAAAAAAGTGGTTAAACTTCATTATCCCAAAGATTACCAGAATGAGAAAATGGCTGGTAAAGAAATAGAGCTCCATTTATTTGTAAAAGATGCGAAGGAGAAAGTATTACCTGATTTAGATGATGAGTTTGCTAAAACAATAGGTGATTATCAAAACTTAGAAGCACTAAAAAAAGACCTTAAGGAGCGAATAAAACTAAGGAAAGAAAAGATTAGAGATGAATATATTAAAAATTATGTGCTTAATTCTCTGGCAGAGAAAGTGGATGTTGAACTTCCAGAAAGTTTGGTTGAAGAGGAATTGAAAAGTATGATAGAGAGGGCTACTCAATTTACTACTCCTGAGGTGCGTGCATCCTTAGACTTGGATAAATTAAGAAAAGACTTATATCCTGATGCAGTCTTGAAGGTGAAAGGTCAACTTATTTTAAGTGCCATTGCCAAGAAAGAAAATATTGATGTTGAAGAACAGGAAGTGGAAGAAGAGTTAAAATTACTGGCAGATAATTTAAAGGTGCCTTTAGAAAAAATGCATACTCCTTATGTTATAACTCGGATTAAAACCAGAATTGTAGGTGAAAAAACGCTTGTTTTTCTCAAAGAACATGCAAACATAAAAGAAGTTAGCAGAGAAGAAATAAATAAACAGGAGAAAAAAACAGTGAGAGAAGATGTGAAACAAAATGAGGTGGAAAAATGA
- the argF gene encoding ornithine carbamoyltransferase: MKKDLITILDLSSEEILSLIDRAIVLKKNYKAGIKYIPLVGKTLALIFEKPSTRTRVSFEVAMYQLGGQVVFLTKDVTQMSREEPIKDTARVLSRYVDAVAMRTYSQNLIEEIARWSNIPIINALSDKYHPCQVLSDLMTVQEYKGDLERLKIVWIGDGNNVCHSWINAAIRLDFTLYLACPKGYEPALDVLENAKKRKNIIFTYDPIEAVKGADVINTDVWVSMGQEREQKTKECFFPYQVNSKLLSYAKPEAIVMHCLPAHRGEEITEEVIEGSQSVVFDQTENKLHLHKALLEKLLV, encoded by the coding sequence GTGAAAAAGGACTTGATTACTATTTTGGATTTATCTTCTGAGGAAATTTTGTCTCTTATAGATAGGGCGATAGTTTTAAAAAAGAATTATAAGGCAGGTATAAAATATATACCTTTAGTAGGTAAAACCTTGGCCTTAATCTTTGAGAAACCATCTACCAGAACGCGGGTATCTTTTGAAGTAGCTATGTATCAACTAGGGGGTCAAGTGGTGTTTTTGACTAAAGATGTGACCCAGATGTCTCGTGAAGAACCCATTAAAGATACTGCCAGGGTGCTTTCCAGATATGTAGATGCTGTTGCTATGCGCACCTATAGTCAAAATCTTATTGAAGAAATAGCCAGGTGGTCTAATATTCCTATAATTAATGCCCTTTCAGATAAATATCATCCTTGTCAGGTATTGTCTGACTTAATGACTGTTCAAGAATACAAAGGAGACCTTGAGAGGTTGAAGATTGTTTGGATAGGTGATGGCAATAATGTTTGTCATTCTTGGATCAATGCCGCGATAAGGCTTGATTTTACACTTTATCTAGCCTGTCCCAAGGGTTATGAGCCAGCATTAGATGTGTTAGAAAATGCAAAAAAAAGAAAAAACATTATCTTTACCTATGACCCTATTGAGGCAGTAAAAGGAGCAGATGTAATAAATACCGATGTGTGGGTGAGTATGGGTCAAGAAAGAGAGCAAAAGACAAAAGAATGTTTTTTCCCATATCAAGTAAATTCAAAGCTCTTAAGTTATGCCAAACCAGAGGCTATTGTTATGCATTGCCTTCCTGCCCATCGGGGAGAAGAAATCACTGAAGAAGTAATAGAAGGATCACAATCAGTGGTATTTGATCAGACAGAAAACAAGCTACATTTGCATAAGGCCCTGTTAGAGAAATTATTAGTATAA
- a CDS encoding aspartate aminotransferase family protein, protein MDWINKDRQYIMDVYARLPLVVTRAKGYKVWDDKGKVYTDLFSGISVCNLGHCHPKVVKAVEAQIYRLFHISNLYYTLPQIEVAELLVKHSFADKVFFSNSGAEANEAAIKLVRKWGNQFSPPKYKIITLEGSFHGRTMATITATGQQKVKSGFAPLLPGFIHVPFNNVKAIERAIDKETVAIMLEPIQGEGGIRIPSPRYLKKVRKICDENQILLIFDEIQTGMGRTGTLFAYEHEGVKPDILTLAKSLANGLPIGAMLAKEQIAMAFSVGSHASTFGGNPVSCAAAKAVLKILTGTELLEYTRQISAFFKEKLHQLKERYKIIKEVRICGLMIGIELDIKAQTIVEKCLQRGFLINAVQANVLRLLPPLIIEREAIEAFIEVLDKILREEQ, encoded by the coding sequence ATGGATTGGATAAATAAAGATAGACAATATATAATGGATGTATATGCGAGACTTCCTTTGGTAGTAACTAGGGCCAAGGGATATAAGGTTTGGGATGATAAAGGTAAAGTGTATACTGATCTATTTTCTGGCATTTCTGTGTGTAATCTGGGCCATTGTCATCCTAAGGTAGTTAAGGCAGTAGAGGCTCAAATTTATCGGTTGTTTCATATTTCTAATCTTTATTATACCCTTCCTCAAATTGAGGTAGCAGAACTCCTAGTCAAACATTCCTTTGCAGATAAGGTCTTTTTTAGCAATAGTGGGGCTGAGGCCAACGAAGCAGCGATTAAGCTGGTTAGAAAATGGGGAAACCAGTTTTCTCCTCCGAAGTATAAAATTATTACATTAGAAGGTTCTTTTCATGGGCGCACCATGGCTACTATTACAGCCACTGGACAGCAAAAAGTAAAATCAGGCTTTGCACCCCTATTGCCAGGTTTTATCCATGTTCCATTTAATAATGTTAAAGCCATAGAACGAGCCATTGATAAAGAAACAGTAGCTATTATGTTAGAGCCTATACAAGGGGAAGGGGGAATTAGAATACCATCTCCTCGGTATTTAAAGAAAGTCCGAAAAATTTGTGATGAAAATCAAATATTGCTTATCTTTGATGAAATCCAAACTGGGATGGGAAGGACGGGGACGCTGTTTGCTTATGAACATGAAGGGGTGAAACCAGATATTCTCACCTTGGCTAAGTCTTTAGCAAATGGCCTTCCAATTGGAGCCATGTTGGCTAAAGAACAGATAGCAATGGCTTTCTCTGTTGGAAGTCATGCCAGCACCTTTGGTGGTAACCCTGTTTCCTGTGCCGCAGCTAAAGCTGTGCTTAAAATATTAACTGGCACAGAGCTCTTGGAATACACTAGACAAATAAGTGCATTTTTTAAAGAAAAACTTCATCAATTAAAAGAAAGGTATAAAATAATTAAGGAAGTTAGGATATGTGGCCTTATGATAGGTATAGAACTTGATATAAAGGCCCAAACTATTGTAGAAAAATGTCTGCAAAGGGGATTTCTTATTAATGCTGTTCAAGCAAATGTCTTACGTCTCTTACCACCTTTAATAATTGAAAGGGAGGCGATAGAGGCATTTATAGAAGTATTAGATAAGATATTAAGGGAAGAGCAGTGA
- the argB gene encoding acetylglutamate kinase, whose translation MEELIKRAEVLIESLPYLRAFYQKTFVIKYGGHAMVDETLKKNFILDMVLLKYVGLNPVIVHGGGPQIGEFLEKMHIPSRFVGGLRVTDDATMDIVQMVLVGKVNKEIVNLINQVGGRAIGLSGKDGCLIEAKKINFQEGELADKPPEIIDLGHVGQVVKINKEVLELLNNKQFIPVIAPVGMGQGGETFNINADWVAGEIAGALKAKKLIFLTDVPGVLDKHHNLISSMRVEDGERLIRNKTVTGGMIPKIQAAIKAIKSGVEKAHIIDGRIPHAILLELFTSRGIGTEIIGE comes from the coding sequence ATGGAAGAGCTAATCAAACGAGCTGAGGTTTTAATAGAATCTTTACCTTATCTGCGCGCATTCTATCAAAAAACCTTTGTGATTAAATATGGCGGTCATGCTATGGTGGATGAAACATTAAAGAAGAATTTTATTTTGGATATGGTTTTATTAAAATATGTAGGTCTAAATCCAGTCATTGTTCATGGAGGCGGACCTCAAATTGGAGAATTTTTAGAAAAAATGCATATTCCCTCAAGATTTGTAGGAGGATTGAGGGTGACGGATGATGCTACCATGGATATAGTGCAGATGGTATTAGTAGGAAAGGTAAATAAAGAGATTGTTAATTTGATTAACCAAGTTGGAGGTAGAGCAATTGGACTTAGTGGAAAGGATGGCTGTTTAATTGAGGCCAAAAAGATTAATTTTCAAGAAGGAGAATTAGCTGATAAACCACCAGAAATCATAGACTTAGGCCATGTAGGCCAAGTGGTTAAAATAAATAAAGAAGTCTTAGAGTTGTTAAATAATAAACAGTTTATTCCGGTAATCGCTCCGGTAGGAATGGGGCAAGGAGGTGAGACTTTTAATATCAATGCCGATTGGGTAGCAGGGGAAATAGCTGGTGCACTTAAAGCCAAAAAACTTATCTTTCTTACTGATGTGCCTGGAGTTTTAGACAAACATCATAACTTAATTTCTTCTATGAGGGTTGAAGACGGAGAAAGGCTGATAAGAAACAAAACTGTTACAGGAGGAATGATACCTAAAATCCAAGCAGCTATTAAGGCTATAAAATCAGGTGTAGAAAAAGCACATATCATTGATGGCCGCATCCCTCATGCCATTTTACTGGAGTTGTTTACTAGCCGGGGTATTGGGACAGAAATTATTGGTGAATAA
- the hslU gene encoding ATP-dependent protease ATPase subunit HslU gives MSLLTPQEIVAALDKYIIGQDKAKKAVAIALRNRWRRKQVPPPLRDEIAPKNILMIGPTGVGKTEIARRLATLTNSPFVKVEATKFTEVGYVGRDVESIIRDLVDMAVNMVKQEETKKVILQAKEMAEERLLDLLLPRPKKRVSREDAYLEVVQKGSSYEPVREKMRDMLKEGKLNERFVELETTEKALPVMEIFSVAGLEEMDISFREMFESMLPKKKKRKKVKIPEALEILTQEESQKLIDMDKVISIAKKRVEEAGIVFIDEIDKVTTSDSTRRGPDVSREGVQRDLLPVIEGTTVNTKYGMVRTDHILFIAAGAFHVAKPSELIPELQGRLPIRVELDSLGEKEFKRILTEPENALVKQYKALLKTEGIEIEFEEQAIEEIAKIAVDVNEKTENIGARRLYTIMERLLEDISFEAPQRKGERIIIDTDYVQSKLSDVVKDVDLSRYIL, from the coding sequence ATGTCTCTTTTGACACCTCAGGAAATCGTCGCTGCCTTAGATAAATATATTATTGGTCAGGATAAGGCTAAAAAGGCAGTGGCTATTGCTTTGCGTAACCGTTGGCGCAGAAAACAAGTCCCTCCACCTTTAAGGGATGAGATTGCCCCTAAGAATATTTTAATGATTGGACCCACAGGAGTGGGTAAAACAGAAATTGCACGTCGTTTAGCAACCTTAACTAACTCACCTTTTGTGAAAGTAGAAGCCACCAAATTTACGGAAGTAGGTTATGTGGGAAGGGATGTGGAATCTATAATTCGCGATCTAGTAGATATGGCTGTCAATATGGTTAAGCAAGAAGAGACAAAAAAGGTGATACTTCAAGCAAAAGAGATGGCTGAAGAAAGACTCTTAGACCTTCTTTTACCTAGACCTAAAAAGAGGGTTTCTCGTGAAGATGCCTATTTAGAAGTAGTGCAGAAAGGGTCTTCTTATGAGCCGGTTAGGGAAAAAATGAGAGATATGCTTAAGGAAGGAAAATTGAATGAAAGATTTGTTGAATTAGAAACTACGGAAAAAGCTTTGCCAGTAATGGAGATCTTTTCTGTTGCCGGATTGGAAGAAATGGATATTAGTTTCAGAGAAATGTTTGAATCCATGTTGCCCAAAAAGAAAAAAAGAAAAAAGGTGAAAATTCCAGAGGCATTGGAAATTTTAACTCAAGAAGAATCGCAAAAATTGATTGATATGGATAAGGTGATAAGTATAGCCAAAAAAAGGGTAGAAGAAGCAGGCATTGTATTTATAGATGAAATTGACAAGGTTACTACCTCAGACTCTACCCGTCGGGGACCTGACGTTTCTAGAGAAGGAGTGCAAAGGGATTTATTGCCTGTAATAGAAGGAACTACAGTAAATACTAAATACGGCATGGTGCGGACAGACCATATTTTGTTTATTGCTGCTGGGGCATTTCATGTAGCAAAACCATCAGAGTTAATTCCTGAATTGCAAGGAAGGTTGCCTATTAGGGTAGAGTTGGACTCTTTAGGGGAAAAAGAATTTAAGCGAATTTTAACTGAACCTGAAAATGCTCTGGTTAAACAATATAAGGCACTTTTAAAGACAGAAGGCATAGAGATAGAGTTTGAAGAACAAGCCATTGAGGAAATTGCTAAAATTGCGGTGGATGTGAATGAAAAAACGGAAAATATAGGTGCTAGGCGACTTTATACTATTATGGAACGATTGTTAGAAGATATTTCCTTTGAAGCCCCACAAAGAAAAGGAGAAAGGATAATAATTGATACTGATTATGTTCAAAGTAAATTGAGTGATGTAGTTAAGGATGTGGATTTAAGTAGATATATTTTATAG
- the hslV gene encoding ATP-dependent protease subunit HslV, translating to MPIIKSTTILSVRHQGVTVMAGDGQVTLGQNYIMKHKAQKVRKLYYNKVLAGFAGTSADALTLFERFEKKLEQFNGQLKRSAVELAKDWRTDKMLRRLEALLLVADKSTTLIISGTGDVIEPDEPIAAIGSGGAYALAAAKALLKYSNLDAEQITKEAMLIASSICPFTNTELALEILD from the coding sequence ATGCCTATAATAAAAAGCACTACTATTTTAAGTGTTCGGCATCAAGGCGTTACAGTTATGGCCGGTGATGGCCAGGTGACACTTGGCCAAAATTATATTATGAAACATAAGGCACAAAAGGTAAGAAAACTCTATTATAATAAAGTGCTGGCAGGTTTTGCTGGCACTAGTGCAGATGCCCTAACCTTATTTGAGCGATTTGAGAAAAAATTAGAGCAATTTAATGGTCAACTAAAGCGTTCAGCAGTAGAATTGGCTAAGGATTGGCGCACAGATAAGATGTTAAGACGGTTGGAGGCCCTTTTATTAGTAGCAGATAAGTCTACTACTTTAATCATTTCTGGCACAGGAGATGTGATTGAACCAGATGAACCCATTGCCGCTATTGGTTCAGGTGGTGCTTATGCCTTGGCTGCTGCCAAGGCCTTATTAAAATATTCTAATCTAGATGCAGAGCAAATTACTAAAGAGGCTATGCTTATTGCTTCTTCTATTTGTCCTTTTACCAATACAGAATTGGCTTTAGAAATCTTGGATTAA
- the xerC gene encoding tyrosine recombinase XerC: protein MRSFLKQFLQYLQVERNLSLHTIRAYDLDLKGFIDFLEQKNIFQLQEITSQQIRAYLMFLIQSLSRSTVNRKLASIRSFFKFLLKKGYIKIHPAEAIFGPKQVKELPQFLTVDEVFRLLDRPKVETFLDIRNKAILELLYATGIRVSELVGLNLDDVDLKTGKIFVYGKGRKYRLVFMGEKAKQALENYLQIRKKSVKKRGERAFFLNFRGKRLSARSVERIVKKYSIQSIFKDVYPHMLRHSFATHLLNQGADLRVVQELLGHVSLATTQKYTHVTVEKLMEVYDKTHPRS, encoded by the coding sequence ATGAGAAGCTTTTTAAAGCAATTTTTACAATATTTACAAGTAGAAAGGAATCTTTCTCTTCATACTATCCGAGCCTATGATTTGGATTTAAAAGGGTTTATAGACTTTTTAGAGCAAAAAAATATTTTTCAACTCCAAGAGATTACCTCGCAGCAAATTCGCGCCTATCTCATGTTTTTAATACAATCTTTAAGCCGCTCTACAGTAAACAGGAAACTGGCTTCTATTCGTTCCTTTTTTAAGTTTTTACTTAAAAAAGGTTATATAAAAATACATCCAGCAGAGGCTATCTTTGGGCCTAAACAGGTAAAGGAACTTCCTCAGTTTCTCACGGTAGATGAGGTTTTTAGACTTTTAGATAGGCCTAAAGTGGAAACATTCTTAGATATTCGCAATAAGGCTATTTTAGAATTACTTTATGCTACTGGGATTCGAGTGAGTGAATTGGTAGGATTAAACCTTGATGATGTAGATTTAAAGACAGGTAAAATTTTTGTTTATGGAAAAGGCAGAAAATATAGATTGGTATTTATGGGAGAGAAGGCCAAGCAAGCATTGGAAAATTATCTACAGATAAGGAAGAAATCAGTTAAAAAAAGGGGAGAAAGGGCATTTTTTCTTAATTTCAGAGGTAAGCGGCTTTCCGCACGCAGTGTAGAAAGAATAGTGAAAAAATATAGTATCCAGAGCATCTTTAAGGATGTTTATCCTCACATGCTTAGACATAGTTTTGCCACTCATCTTTTAAACCAAGGAGCAGATTTAAGAGTAGTCCAAGAGTTATTGGGTCATGTGAGTTTGGCTACTACCCAAAAATATACCCATGTTACAGTAGAGAAATTGATGGAGGTATACGATAAAACTCATCCTCGGAGTTAA
- a CDS encoding GSU2203 family decaheme c-type cytochrome, which translates to MKKHIFLRLVCGFGFIVLILGFSRCAHRGFVKATLPTIEGASYVGSETCASCHEELYAEFKTSIHGRLASFEAIGIKKGCEGCHGPGSIHSEEGDPEKILRFGKLNYAEKSEICLQCHTQSYWRTSEHALNGNACSDCHKIHNPKEKKLLVKTEPSLCYECHQDIRMKTLYPSHHPIWESERTGRRRMTCNNCHDVHGSPIKSLKTEERINDLCFKCHAGYQGPFIYEHEPVVEDCTICHEPHGTVANNLLKQNEPFVCLQCHEFHFHAGKESGVGELSVPEHKDILIGNSGETPYTGPFPAQGFKMAFTTKCTQCHSQVHGSDLPSLSVPGQGRALTR; encoded by the coding sequence ATGAAAAAGCACATTTTTTTAAGGTTGGTATGTGGTTTTGGCTTTATTGTATTGATTTTGGGTTTCTCTCGTTGTGCACATAGAGGTTTTGTAAAAGCAACATTACCTACCATTGAGGGGGCAAGTTATGTAGGTAGTGAAACTTGTGCTAGTTGCCATGAGGAATTATATGCAGAGTTTAAAACCTCTATTCATGGACGTCTGGCCTCGTTTGAGGCAATAGGAATAAAGAAGGGCTGTGAAGGGTGCCATGGTCCAGGAAGTATCCATTCAGAAGAAGGCGACCCAGAAAAGATTTTGAGATTTGGCAAATTAAATTATGCAGAAAAATCAGAAATATGTCTTCAGTGTCACACTCAGTCATATTGGCGAACTAGTGAGCATGCTCTAAACGGAAATGCCTGTAGTGATTGCCATAAGATACATAATCCGAAGGAGAAAAAACTTTTGGTTAAAACTGAGCCATCACTTTGCTATGAGTGTCATCAAGATATAAGGATGAAAACCCTTTATCCTTCTCACCATCCTATCTGGGAATCTGAAAGGACAGGCAGAAGAAGGATGACCTGTAATAATTGCCACGATGTCCATGGCTCTCCTATTAAGTCTTTAAAGACAGAAGAAAGAATAAATGACCTCTGTTTTAAATGCCATGCCGGTTATCAAGGACCTTTCATCTATGAGCATGAGCCAGTAGTAGAAGATTGCACTATCTGTCATGAACCTCATGGAACAGTGGCAAACAATCTTTTAAAACAAAATGAACCATTTGTTTGCTTGCAGTGTCATGAGTTCCATTTTCATGCAGGTAAAGAAAGTGGAGTGGGAGAACTTAGTGTTCCTGAGCATAAAGATATCTTAATAGGAAATTCTGGAGAAACACCATACACTGGACCATTTCCTGCTCAGGGATTTAAAATGGCGTTTACTACAAAGTGCACTCAGTGTCATTCCCAAGTTCATGGTTCAGACCTTCCTTCCTTGTCAGTGCCTGGGCAAGGAAGGGCATTAACTAGATAA
- a CDS encoding GSU2204 family CXXCH-containing (seleno)protein, which translates to MIKKIGICLMVFVCILFVSLSFSEENNKDVNIKVKTGIHGVGVDGKTKVKVGEYDVLDTGVNPDVSFSLDGRIENTYFSGEATYYEDDDQQYSGNIDMQRYVTEEFSYYRFYHWLDHDPLTNLRAAATNAKEGGKVIPPLVTYTDLEPSTEYGIMRSEMESKTTVRVPMDLPFELKAFFNYRKEMRKGRRQALTMGGKCSACHVVSNGKVINEHIEDYNPGFVATFRNKSVHASFSYEFLDRKFGEDALAPEIYYDDPVHPGGKGYIFDDRIQYQDAKLPYNQLPKSRKFSHKAKLNTYIPSMSTGMFLGGIYSRTENEEQDLQFNLKSIFSRLSSSIIPGLAMNVHFRWLDLANESIFVDTNEPTGIAGPNAGHTYADPSHGGSYNANDPDFVRDSAMSRKQYEVGFDAAYLLMKGITLRGSYLWKQIERDHYYLSGENETEEHRLKLGINARFTPPIIKKPIRTSLSYKYQSIYAPFANENAAFVGEESTIAGGPFNGTQYWELQEMRNKTLTNLPTRRDEIRFDTTIPILDRLSITGFYRFMKEENDSVGWKNWTHMPSISLWYAPFDKLNFSMSYLYRHGKTTNPLCVPIYDGUAGGTWTNLYGSKIANGHYFMEGHTGVFNINYIPTKKLSFNIASAYTDSKAHIEAFNFAGPLEYAPGTDGARERYYNYDFSNVADYSDLHIRELDLTLSASYIINKNFALSAGYNYLYYGDADPYLYDGTGRAHIGMLTLNYWY; encoded by the coding sequence ATGATTAAAAAAATAGGTATATGTTTGATGGTGTTTGTCTGTATCCTATTTGTATCTTTAAGCTTTTCTGAAGAAAATAATAAAGATGTAAATATAAAAGTTAAGACTGGAATTCATGGTGTAGGGGTAGATGGAAAGACCAAAGTAAAAGTGGGAGAATATGATGTTTTAGATACGGGAGTTAATCCTGATGTTAGCTTTTCTTTAGATGGCAGGATAGAAAATACCTACTTTTCAGGCGAAGCCACCTATTATGAAGATGATGACCAGCAATACTCTGGTAATATAGACATGCAAAGATATGTGACTGAAGAATTTAGCTATTATAGATTTTATCACTGGCTTGATCATGACCCATTAACCAATCTCCGTGCAGCCGCTACTAATGCAAAAGAAGGGGGCAAAGTCATACCACCTTTGGTAACATATACTGACCTTGAGCCATCTACCGAATATGGAATAATGCGCTCTGAGATGGAGAGTAAGACCACGGTCAGGGTTCCAATGGACTTACCTTTTGAATTAAAGGCATTCTTTAACTACAGAAAAGAAATGAGGAAGGGTAGAAGACAGGCCCTGACCATGGGTGGGAAGTGTTCTGCCTGTCATGTAGTAAGTAACGGTAAAGTAATCAATGAACATATTGAAGACTACAATCCTGGATTTGTTGCCACCTTCAGGAATAAATCAGTTCATGCCAGTTTTAGTTATGAATTTTTAGATAGAAAGTTTGGTGAAGATGCCTTAGCTCCTGAAATTTATTATGATGACCCAGTTCACCCTGGTGGGAAAGGATATATTTTTGATGATAGGATTCAATATCAAGATGCTAAACTACCATACAACCAACTTCCAAAGTCAAGAAAATTTTCACATAAGGCAAAACTTAATACCTATATTCCTTCTATGAGTACAGGAATGTTTTTAGGTGGTATATATTCACGCACAGAAAATGAAGAACAAGACTTACAATTTAATCTTAAAAGTATCTTTTCTAGACTATCTAGTTCTATAATTCCTGGTCTGGCTATGAATGTTCACTTTAGGTGGCTAGACTTAGCCAATGAAAGTATATTTGTAGATACCAATGAGCCAACAGGTATTGCTGGTCCAAATGCCGGGCATACTTATGCTGACCCTTCACACGGAGGGAGTTATAATGCAAATGACCCCGACTTTGTGAGAGATTCAGCTATGTCTAGAAAACAATACGAAGTGGGTTTTGATGCTGCCTATCTGCTTATGAAAGGAATCACTTTAAGAGGGAGCTATCTTTGGAAACAGATTGAGAGAGACCACTATTATCTCTCAGGTGAAAATGAGACAGAAGAACATCGTCTAAAATTGGGTATAAATGCCAGATTTACACCTCCTATTATTAAAAAACCTATAAGAACCAGCTTAAGTTATAAATATCAAAGTATCTATGCTCCATTTGCTAATGAGAATGCAGCGTTTGTGGGAGAAGAATCAACTATTGCTGGAGGTCCATTTAATGGAACTCAATATTGGGAACTCCAAGAGATGAGAAATAAAACACTCACCAATTTGCCCACCAGGAGAGACGAAATTAGATTTGATACTACAATTCCTATCTTGGATAGGCTTTCAATTACTGGTTTTTATCGTTTTATGAAAGAAGAAAATGATTCAGTGGGTTGGAAAAACTGGACCCATATGCCTTCTATAAGCCTTTGGTATGCCCCATTTGATAAGTTAAACTTCAGCATGTCTTATCTTTATAGGCATGGGAAGACAACTAATCCACTTTGTGTGCCCATTTATGATGGGTGAGCTGGTGGAACATGGACGAACCTGTATGGTTCAAAGATAGCAAATGGGCATTATTTTATGGAGGGTCACACTGGAGTTTTTAATATAAATTATATACCCACTAAAAAACTTAGTTTTAACATAGCTTCTGCCTATACTGATTCAAAGGCACACATAGAAGCCTTTAATTTCGCAGGCCCATTAGAATATGCCCCTGGAACCGATGGAGCACGTGAGCGTTATTACAATTATGATTTTTCAAATGTAGCGGATTATTCTGACTTACATATAAGGGAATTGGACTTAACACTTTCTGCCTCTTATATAATAAATAAAAACTTCGCCCTTTCTGCAGGATACAATTACCTTTATTATGGAGATGCAGACCCATACCTTTATGATGGAACAGGAAGGGCTCATATAGGAATGCTCACCTTGAATTATTGGTATTAA